The Dehalococcoidia bacterium nucleotide sequence GATGGTGTGAGCGCCAGGAGGTTTCCACACCGTGGCAGCTCAACATCGACCGGCAGACTTAGCGGTAGGCTCCTCGGTAAACAGATTAAACTATTGTCATTCAGCCTGAGTGTCTGTAGAGCAGAGAGCCCAGCGAAGATATCTTCCGGTAGGCTGCTTAGCTCATTGTCATTCAGATAGAGCTCTTGTAGAGCAGAGAGCCCAGCAAAGATATCTTCCGGTAAACTGCTTAAATCATTGTCACTCAGCGAGAGCTCTTGTAGAGCAGAGAGCCCATCGAAGACATCTTCCGGTAAACTGCTTAAATCATTGTAACGCATATAGAGTTTCTTTAAATTAGAAATCCCAGCGAA carries:
- a CDS encoding leucine-rich repeat domain-containing protein — protein: EILSLNNNDLSSLPEDSFAGISNLKKLYMRYNDLSSLPEDVFDGLSALQELSLSDNDLSSLPEDIFAGLSALQELYLNDNELSSLPEDIFAGLSALQTLRLNDNSLICLPRSLPLSLPVDVELPRCGNLLALTPSSLTVAEGGSGSYTVALASQPTAAV